The Lysinibacillus timonensis nucleotide sequence ATAAAATCTCACCCGCTCCGAGACGAACTGCCTCTTTTGCCCAATCAACCGCTTTCCATTCAGTTTTATTGCGGCCACCGTGCGTATAAACCATCCAAGTACCATCTTCTTCACTGAATCTAGCATCAATGGCAACAACGATACATTGACTCCCGAAGAAATCAGCACCTTCTTTAATTAGTTCTGGGCGAAGTATTGCAGATGTGTTAACAGATACTTTATCTGCACCTGCACGTAATATACGTTTCATATCATCTAAAGTACGAATTCCACCACCAACTGTAAATGGAATAGCTAAAGATGCAGCTGTCTTACGTACAACATCAACCATCGTTTCGCGACCTTCATGGGAAGCAGAAATATCTAAAAATACTAGCTCATCTGCACCTTGTTCATCGTAAAATGTTGCAAGCTCCACAGGATCCCCTGCGTCTCTTAGTTCAACAAATTGAATGCCTTTTACAACGCGGCCTTCTTTTACATCAAGGCATGGAATAATTCGTTTTGTTAACATGTAGAACCCTCCACTCCTTTTAACCATTGTTCAAGTAAAAACATGCCGAATTTACCTGATTTTTCAGGGTGGAACTGCATCCCCGTGAAACTTCCATTTTTCATAATACCAGGTACTTTTACGCCTTCATAATCTGCATAGCCGACTAGTTCTTCTTGTGCAAATTCTGTTGCGTAAAATGAGTGTACAAAATAAACGAATCGTTCCTCAGGCATTTTACTCTCTTCTAGCCATTCTGGTATATT carries:
- the hisF gene encoding imidazole glycerol phosphate synthase subunit HisF, which gives rise to MLTKRIIPCLDVKEGRVVKGIQFVELRDAGDPVELATFYDEQGADELVFLDISASHEGRETMVDVVRKTAASLAIPFTVGGGIRTLDDMKRILRAGADKVSVNTSAILRPELIKEGADFFGSQCIVVAIDARFSEEDGTWMVYTHGGRNKTEWKAVDWAKEAVRLGAGEILLTSMNQDGEKTGFDLALTKAVRDAVTVPVIASGGAGNKEHFRAVLQDVDTDAALAASIFHYKETSVAEVKTYLREKGVSVR